One part of the Mariniblastus fucicola genome encodes these proteins:
- a CDS encoding DUF3500 domain-containing protein, with protein sequence MLSSTFRAASIATFLATAILVFSAGSLQAHDVAKEMSAAANLLLKTLDQDQAKAIQFEFDDKLRKDWQFIPMEREGLGMKAMKPHQRGLALSLVQTGLSHDGFSTAMQVMALEQVLHEMENGSLKRDPTKYHLFLFGTPADDATWGWRIEGHHLSVSFTIIDGQQVSAVPAFFGANPGSVPQGALKGLRVLAKEEDLGRKLIKNLSVKQKETAIISADAPNDVILGPGRDATPLKPAGIAAADMSDAQQKMLRELVEVYLGKVRGELADVDRQRIEDAGFENVFFAWAGKIAVGERHYYRIQGPTFIFEYDNTQDNANHVHVVWRDFTNDFGADWLKRHYEAVEHAK encoded by the coding sequence ATGCTTTCATCTACCTTTCGCGCGGCATCGATTGCGACGTTTCTGGCAACAGCGATTTTGGTCTTCAGTGCCGGATCGTTGCAGGCTCACGACGTCGCCAAAGAGATGTCGGCTGCCGCAAACCTTTTGCTCAAAACGCTGGATCAGGATCAGGCGAAAGCGATTCAGTTTGAGTTCGACGACAAACTTCGCAAAGACTGGCAGTTCATTCCGATGGAACGCGAAGGTTTGGGCATGAAAGCCATGAAACCGCATCAGCGTGGCCTTGCGTTGTCGCTGGTTCAAACGGGCCTCAGCCACGACGGATTTTCTACCGCGATGCAAGTGATGGCCCTTGAGCAAGTACTGCATGAAATGGAAAACGGCAGCCTCAAACGTGACCCGACGAAATATCACCTGTTCCTGTTTGGTACTCCTGCTGACGACGCGACCTGGGGATGGCGAATCGAAGGACATCACCTTTCAGTCAGCTTTACGATCATCGATGGCCAACAGGTCTCCGCCGTCCCGGCTTTCTTTGGTGCGAACCCCGGATCCGTTCCCCAAGGAGCCCTCAAGGGCTTGCGTGTTTTAGCCAAGGAAGAAGATCTGGGTCGAAAACTGATCAAGAACCTTTCGGTCAAACAAAAGGAAACGGCCATCATTTCCGCCGATGCCCCCAACGATGTGATCCTCGGTCCGGGACGCGATGCGACTCCTTTGAAGCCAGCGGGAATCGCTGCCGCGGACATGAGCGACGCTCAGCAGAAAATGCTCAGAGAACTGGTCGAGGTATACCTTGGCAAAGTGCGTGGCGAACTGGCGGACGTTGATCGACAACGAATCGAAGACGCCGGTTTCGAAAACGTCTTCTTCGCCTGGGCGGGCAAGATTGCGGTGGGCGAACGGCACTACTATCGAATTCAGGGACCCACGTTCATCTTTGAATACGATAATACGCAGGACAACGCCAACCATGTGCACGTCGTGTGGCGAGATTTCACCAACGACTTCGGAGCCGACTGGCTCAAGCGGCACTATGAAGCCGTCGAGCACGCGAAGTAA
- the rnpA gene encoding ribonuclease P protein component, which yields MASRLSYTKAQRLLSRQDFDRVYQRDHFAADDVLVIRATRRHSPADQSRLGLAVSKKVGNAVVRNRWKRRIREAFRGQQHELPAGMDIVVRPRKGAVCDYHAIAISLSKLMQRLDRKMPPAEQP from the coding sequence GTGGCTTCCAGGCTTTCCTACACCAAAGCACAACGCCTGCTTTCCCGTCAGGATTTTGATCGAGTTTACCAGCGCGATCATTTCGCGGCGGATGACGTTCTGGTGATCCGCGCGACCCGCCGGCATTCACCTGCGGATCAATCGAGGCTTGGTTTGGCGGTGAGCAAGAAAGTTGGCAACGCTGTGGTGCGAAATCGTTGGAAAAGAAGGATCCGGGAAGCGTTCCGCGGCCAACAACACGAACTGCCGGCTGGCATGGATATCGTCGTGCGGCCACGGAAAGGAGCCGTTTGCGACTATCATGCAATCGCAATCTCGCTGAGCAAACTGATGCAACGGCTGGATCGAAAAATGCCTCCTGCTGAACAACCATAA
- a CDS encoding serine/threonine protein kinase, whose protein sequence is MSSVKPKLRDAAIASGLVTEQQLRHAIAAVVQTHAGVRTANDVSDKKLARQLIKTKLLSEYQAEQLLSGRTKLTLGPYIITDWIGQGGMGQVFKAVHELLGRESAIKVLPLHKITPEAISNFRREIRAQAKLDHPNLVRAFDAGEDGNVQYLVVEYVPGTDLRRLVRSKGKLSINQAANIVRQAAEGLKQAHKGGLIHRDIKPGNILVTPDGLAKLSDLGLAFCLDDPKDPRVGKIVGTADYLSPEQIKNPNHITSASDIYSLGCTLYYAVTGKVPFPGGNSRNKAKRHLEETPWHPRRFNEEVSDEFVDLMSDMMAKDPRQRIQTATEVAERLSPWAEDNSPLRDEDLDERPRWTSPSTSIDAQPTDPNMDIAELAMSEISDNSGAEATLSGDDSVTEAESGSGVLRPKPPIPTSVAGKYKSAGHLPDENLFSMMTLIVTSGLFMLIGILIGFVTALLAMGR, encoded by the coding sequence ATGAGCTCCGTCAAGCCAAAACTTCGCGATGCTGCGATTGCCAGTGGCTTGGTCACTGAGCAACAGCTGCGCCACGCCATCGCGGCAGTTGTGCAGACTCACGCCGGAGTCCGGACGGCGAATGATGTCAGCGACAAAAAACTCGCCAGGCAGCTAATCAAGACAAAGCTGCTGTCGGAGTATCAGGCAGAACAGCTTCTCAGCGGTCGCACGAAACTGACGCTTGGACCGTACATCATCACCGACTGGATCGGGCAGGGTGGGATGGGCCAGGTCTTCAAGGCCGTGCACGAATTGCTGGGCCGCGAGTCAGCGATCAAAGTTTTACCGCTGCACAAGATTACGCCGGAAGCAATTTCAAATTTCCGCCGCGAGATTCGGGCTCAGGCAAAGCTCGACCACCCAAATCTGGTCCGTGCTTTCGATGCGGGCGAAGACGGAAACGTTCAGTATCTGGTCGTTGAATATGTGCCCGGCACGGACTTGCGTCGCCTGGTTCGCAGCAAAGGAAAGCTCTCGATCAATCAGGCTGCCAACATCGTTCGGCAGGCCGCTGAGGGTCTGAAACAGGCTCATAAAGGCGGGCTGATTCATCGCGACATTAAACCTGGCAACATCCTCGTAACGCCCGATGGACTCGCGAAACTTTCCGATCTTGGTTTGGCATTTTGCCTGGATGACCCGAAAGACCCTCGCGTCGGAAAGATCGTCGGAACGGCGGACTATCTTTCGCCGGAACAGATCAAGAACCCAAATCACATCACCAGCGCCAGCGACATCTACTCGCTCGGCTGCACGCTGTATTACGCGGTCACTGGCAAAGTCCCGTTTCCCGGCGGCAATTCGCGAAACAAAGCCAAACGTCACCTTGAGGAGACGCCATGGCATCCGCGTCGATTCAACGAAGAAGTCAGCGATGAGTTCGTGGACTTGATGAGTGACATGATGGCCAAGGATCCTCGTCAGAGAATTCAGACGGCCACTGAAGTCGCTGAACGGCTTTCGCCCTGGGCGGAAGACAACAGTCCGCTGCGAGACGAAGACCTTGATGAACGTCCGCGTTGGACATCGCCATCGACTTCGATCGATGCGCAACCCACGGACCCGAATATGGACATCGCAGAATTGGCGATGTCTGAGATTTCGGACAACAGCGGGGCAGAAGCAACGCTTAGCGGCGACGACTCGGTAACCGAGGCTGAATCAGGTAGCGGCGTTTTACGTCCCAAGCCACCGATTCCGACAAGTGTGGCTGGTAAATATAAATCGGCCGGTCATCTGCCGGACGAAAACCTGTTCTCGATGATGACTTTGATCGTGACATCGGGCCTGTTCATGCTGATTGGAATCCTGATCGGATTCGTCACCGCGCTTCTTGCGATGGGCCGATAG